The proteins below are encoded in one region of Flammeovirga kamogawensis:
- a CDS encoding Orn/Lys/Arg family decarboxylase, whose translation MNLQEWPLLVVSEKQIDTFESNRLKELITQLNTDNIKTILSKKLKHVVDLCTSQREISGVLVDWNLDLSVEEKTSVILELRKRFPRLQIFILAEKAAPEELPTAVLEASNGFYWLDDDTITFMAGRLTHMIKEYVEGNYGPFFKGLVNYVDEYKYAWHTPGHMGGEGFKKSPAGTALYNFFGENTLRSDLSISVPDLGSLLDHSGPIGDSEKFASETFNSDKSYYVLNGTSTVNQIIWRSQVAQNDLALVDRNCHKSLNYAMVITNAKPMYMMPRRNALGIIGPVKMSEMTATTALHKKSASNLVGEDEMGKEIVMSALTNSTYDGLAYNVRKVKKELGDHVKYMHFDEAWYAYARFHPIYDGFYGMTPDENKEHPPVFTSHSTHKLLNAFSQGSMLHIKDGSNEKIDPDEFNEAYMMHGSTSPNYPMIASLDVSTKMMHDNGEQMSHDNILDAISLRQRVAQMNDEFSAKEDWFFDMWQPTTYKGEKFSKVAAETLASNQDAWVLNPDDAWHGFNGLEDDFVLLDPIKLTFTTPGVNADGSYTEQGIPAGIVSDYLINKGIVTEKTDSYSFLMLHSFGTTKGKQGELLSALLNFKKDYDNNTSLRLIFPNLLETDAAFYGKMGLKDLCDKMHTFFKENDFLNQMQQAFEILPQQEMKPAEAYEQVVRKNVEYVYLENMMKKVPAVMIVPYPPGIPVMMGGERMDESTKAIHNYLSILEKYENAFPGYEKDIHGVERDVVDGVIKYKTLCIKDAPELEA comes from the coding sequence ATGAATTTACAAGAATGGCCTTTATTAGTCGTATCAGAAAAACAAATTGATACATTTGAAAGCAATAGATTAAAAGAATTAATTACTCAATTAAATACTGATAATATTAAGACAATCTTATCTAAAAAATTAAAACATGTGGTTGATTTATGTACGAGTCAACGTGAAATATCTGGTGTTTTAGTAGATTGGAATTTAGATTTATCAGTTGAAGAAAAAACAAGTGTAATCTTAGAGTTACGTAAAAGATTTCCAAGATTACAGATTTTCATTTTAGCAGAAAAAGCTGCTCCAGAAGAATTACCAACAGCAGTATTAGAAGCATCGAATGGCTTTTATTGGTTAGATGACGACACTATTACGTTTATGGCGGGTCGTTTAACGCACATGATTAAAGAATATGTAGAAGGTAATTATGGTCCATTTTTTAAAGGACTTGTAAATTATGTTGATGAGTACAAATATGCATGGCATACACCAGGCCATATGGGTGGTGAAGGATTTAAGAAAAGCCCTGCAGGTACTGCTCTTTACAACTTCTTTGGTGAGAATACTTTAAGATCTGATTTATCTATTTCTGTTCCAGATTTAGGTTCTTTATTAGACCATAGTGGTCCGATTGGTGACTCTGAAAAATTTGCATCAGAAACATTTAATTCAGATAAATCTTACTACGTTTTAAATGGTACTTCTACAGTAAATCAAATTATTTGGAGAAGCCAAGTTGCACAAAACGATTTAGCTTTAGTAGATAGAAATTGTCATAAATCTTTGAATTATGCAATGGTAATTACTAATGCAAAACCAATGTACATGATGCCAAGAAGAAATGCTCTAGGTATTATTGGACCAGTTAAAATGTCTGAGATGACAGCCACTACAGCTTTACATAAAAAATCTGCTTCTAATTTAGTTGGAGAAGATGAAATGGGTAAAGAAATTGTAATGTCTGCATTAACAAACTCTACTTATGATGGTCTTGCATACAATGTAAGAAAAGTTAAAAAAGAATTGGGAGACCATGTTAAATACATGCACTTTGATGAGGCTTGGTATGCTTACGCTCGTTTCCATCCAATTTATGATGGTTTCTATGGCATGACTCCTGATGAAAATAAAGAACATCCTCCAGTGTTCACTTCACATTCAACACACAAGTTATTGAATGCATTTTCTCAAGGTTCTATGTTGCACATTAAAGATGGTTCTAATGAAAAAATTGATCCAGACGAATTTAATGAAGCATATATGATGCACGGGTCAACTTCTCCAAACTACCCAATGATTGCTTCTTTAGATGTATCTACTAAAATGATGCATGATAATGGAGAGCAAATGAGTCATGATAATATCTTAGATGCAATTAGTTTAAGACAAAGAGTTGCACAAATGAACGATGAGTTTTCTGCAAAAGAAGATTGGTTCTTTGATATGTGGCAACCAACAACATATAAAGGTGAAAAATTTAGTAAAGTAGCTGCAGAAACTTTAGCGTCTAATCAAGATGCTTGGGTATTAAACCCAGACGATGCATGGCATGGATTTAATGGTTTAGAAGATGATTTTGTACTTCTTGATCCTATTAAATTAACCTTCACTACTCCAGGTGTAAACGCTGACGGTTCTTACACAGAACAAGGTATACCAGCTGGAATTGTATCAGATTACTTAATAAATAAAGGGATTGTAACAGAAAAAACAGATTCTTACTCTTTCTTAATGTTACACTCATTTGGTACAACAAAAGGTAAACAAGGTGAATTGTTATCTGCTTTATTGAACTTCAAAAAAGATTATGATAACAACACATCATTAAGATTAATTTTCCCTAACCTTTTAGAAACTGATGCAGCTTTTTATGGTAAAATGGGCTTAAAAGATCTTTGTGATAAAATGCATACTTTCTTTAAAGAGAACGACTTCTTGAACCAAATGCAACAAGCATTCGAGATTCTTCCACAACAAGAAATGAAACCTGCAGAAGCCTACGAACAAGTAGTGCGTAAGAATGTAGAATATGTGTACTTAGAAAACATGATGAAAAAAGTACCAGCAGTAATGATCGTACCTTATCCTCCAGGCATTCCAGTAATGATGGGCGGTGAAAGAATGGACGAGTCTACTAAAGCAATACATAATTATCTTTCAATTTTAGAAAAATATGAAAATGCTTTTCCTGGTTATGAAAAAGATATCCATGGTGTTGAAAGAGATGTAGTAGACGGTGTTATCAAATACAAAACACTTTGTATTAAAGATGCTCCTGAGTTAGAAGCATAA
- a CDS encoding porin family protein, which yields MKKNFILLAALVLLIIANVNAQDKTLSKQDSSTVKESNYWQFFKKNLSLTVDARMDFTHLGYQDDMNGVYNSDQRFQFSDFRIGMSGMLNKNFGFNFLYSPNASGLGENNISDDILYANITYLSDNGHWFFQAGKGFLNVGTAEQYYDPNDVYTYSIIGNNLGVYKTGVTVQYNTTSGQSFGAQVVNGVADTLGNQMNMEYNLYWYGFIVKDKINTFASVTTINDKSDLATSTPYTVNLGLQWMLGDFIIDTDYAVAKNMPNFYDNALYQSAPIKVMYNGKKFKPYIKYIYNNVRFDDPNYEISMDNGTVQDIEDANVHTIEVALQYYPIEGKNLRFHLVGSYTTDANIMYGTPENNYPDSRQHYNAQFQVMAGVRIGFDALKGW from the coding sequence ATGAAAAAGAATTTTATTTTATTAGCGGCTTTAGTTTTACTAATTATTGCTAATGTAAATGCACAAGACAAAACATTATCAAAACAAGACTCATCTACAGTTAAGGAATCGAATTATTGGCAATTCTTTAAAAAGAACCTTTCATTAACAGTAGACGCAAGAATGGATTTTACTCATTTAGGATACCAAGATGATATGAACGGTGTCTATAATTCAGACCAACGTTTTCAATTTTCAGATTTTCGTATTGGAATGAGTGGCATGCTAAATAAGAATTTTGGTTTTAACTTCTTATATAGTCCAAACGCATCAGGTTTAGGAGAGAATAATATTTCTGATGATATTCTTTATGCAAACATTACTTACTTATCTGATAATGGACATTGGTTTTTCCAAGCAGGTAAAGGCTTCTTAAATGTAGGTACAGCAGAGCAATATTACGATCCCAATGATGTATACACGTATAGTATAATTGGTAACAATTTAGGTGTTTACAAAACTGGGGTAACGGTTCAGTACAATACTACAAGCGGGCAGTCTTTTGGTGCTCAGGTAGTTAATGGAGTGGCAGATACTTTAGGTAACCAAATGAACATGGAATATAATCTGTACTGGTACGGCTTTATAGTGAAAGATAAGATTAACACATTTGCCAGTGTAACAACTATAAATGATAAATCTGATTTAGCAACAAGTACACCTTATACCGTTAACCTGGGTTTGCAATGGATGTTAGGCGACTTTATTATTGATACAGATTATGCTGTTGCTAAGAATATGCCTAATTTCTATGATAATGCTTTATACCAATCTGCACCAATTAAAGTAATGTATAACGGTAAAAAGTTCAAGCCATATATTAAATATATCTACAACAATGTTCGTTTTGATGATCCTAATTATGAGATTTCAATGGATAACGGAACAGTTCAAGATATAGAAGATGCGAATGTGCATACTATCGAAGTAGCACTGCAATATTACCCAATCGAAGGTAAAAATTTAAGATTCCATTTAGTAGGGTCTTATACTACCGATGCAAATATTATGTACGGTACACCAGAAAATAATTATCCAGATTCACGTCAACATTACAACGCACAGTTCCAAGTTATGGCTGGTGTACGTATTGGTTTTGATGCACTGAAAGGATGGTAA
- a CDS encoding phophatidylserine decarboxylase associated domain-containing protein, with amino-acid sequence MQKVTKNYRVGKWLSSDQKFLESWLEKLIHHVDNNPKKLLPPVQDLKDLIEGENYYKNLFTNMFNEVPKKAPYKNDPTNKPQIRDYDHMLSLMNEIMTQPPYFNKTGLVGFPINAILDWPMGTVSGYVAFLDKKVNEKLKAILQYWSAFLSSQESAKVLNTSESGWLNDYALEQMCDAAYGSNFLDLFQTKSDKKEESYGFTSWDNFFTRQFKEGVRPVAGVDNDNIIANACESAPYRLVTNVAEKEEFWIKGQPYSLTDMLAGDELTSQFVGGTVYQAFLNALSYHRWHSPVSGTIKKIVFVDGTYYSESYYEGFSNQQGPDDSAPNNSQAFLTEVATRAIVFIEADNPAIGLMAFMSIGMAEVSSNDVTVKEGQHVSKGEQLGMFHFGGSTHCLFFRPEVELAFDLHGQNASLESHNIPLRSKIAEIYTKTPDTKEVTVQADQKFQKTGVMVTSKSLAKIEYVEGLWTANPSQEVGLYGAAGNPNTAIDLATKGYTLEGERVGALIGRVGEKTFFIGNYATIPQGLEGELELCINDASNDFDNNLGEVTVKVSVG; translated from the coding sequence ATGCAAAAAGTTACAAAAAATTACCGCGTTGGAAAATGGCTTTCATCTGATCAAAAATTTCTTGAAAGTTGGTTAGAAAAATTAATTCATCATGTTGACAATAACCCTAAAAAATTATTACCTCCTGTACAAGATTTAAAAGACCTTATAGAAGGAGAAAATTATTACAAAAATTTATTTACAAATATGTTTAATGAGGTTCCTAAAAAGGCTCCTTATAAAAACGACCCAACAAATAAACCTCAAATTAGAGATTACGATCATATGTTATCATTGATGAATGAAATTATGACGCAACCTCCTTACTTTAATAAAACAGGTTTAGTTGGTTTCCCTATTAATGCAATTTTAGACTGGCCAATGGGTACAGTATCTGGATATGTAGCATTTTTAGATAAAAAAGTAAACGAGAAATTAAAAGCAATTCTTCAATATTGGAGTGCATTTTTATCAAGTCAAGAATCTGCTAAAGTATTAAATACAAGCGAGTCTGGTTGGTTAAATGATTATGCTTTAGAGCAAATGTGTGATGCCGCTTATGGATCAAATTTCTTAGATTTATTTCAAACAAAATCGGATAAGAAAGAAGAAAGCTATGGTTTTACATCATGGGATAATTTCTTCACAAGACAATTTAAAGAAGGTGTAAGACCTGTTGCAGGAGTAGATAATGATAACATTATTGCCAATGCATGTGAGTCTGCTCCTTACAGATTAGTAACTAATGTTGCAGAAAAAGAGGAATTCTGGATTAAAGGACAACCGTATTCTTTAACTGATATGTTAGCAGGAGATGAACTTACATCTCAATTTGTAGGAGGTACTGTGTATCAAGCCTTCTTAAATGCATTAAGCTACCACAGATGGCATAGCCCAGTTAGCGGTACTATTAAGAAAATTGTTTTTGTGGATGGTACGTATTATTCAGAAAGTTATTATGAAGGATTTTCTAACCAACAAGGTCCAGATGATTCTGCTCCAAACAACTCTCAAGCCTTTTTAACAGAAGTAGCAACAAGAGCTATTGTTTTTATTGAAGCTGATAATCCTGCAATTGGACTAATGGCGTTTATGTCGATTGGTATGGCCGAAGTATCATCAAATGATGTAACGGTAAAAGAAGGTCAACATGTATCCAAAGGAGAACAATTAGGTATGTTCCACTTTGGTGGGTCTACTCACTGTTTATTCTTTAGACCAGAAGTAGAGTTAGCTTTTGATTTACACGGTCAAAATGCAAGTCTTGAATCACATAATATTCCATTAAGATCAAAAATTGCAGAAATATATACTAAAACTCCTGACACAAAAGAAGTAACGGTCCAAGCGGATCAGAAATTCCAAAAAACAGGTGTGATGGTTACTTCAAAATCTTTAGCTAAAATAGAATACGTAGAAGGTTTATGGACTGCTAATCCATCTCAAGAAGTAGGACTTTATGGAGCAGCTGGAAATCCAAACACTGCTATTGATCTTGCTACTAAAGGGTATACTTTAGAAGGAGAAAGAGTAGGTGCTTTAATTGGTAGAGTAGGTGAAAAAACTTTCTTTATTGGTAATTATGCAACAATTCCTCAAGGGTTAGAAGGAGAATTAGAGTTATGTATAAATGATGCTTCTAATGATTTTGATAATAATTTAGGTGAAGTAACAGTGAAAGTTAGCGTAGGATAA
- a CDS encoding alpha/beta hydrolase family protein yields the protein MKTIQRLSIFIGTILLIICLFFGFKIGKVYYKAFSIQFDLMNTSLDNEITSIDYQKGKKLKNGEILSKVKLDITTLPPIWNKVSENNVLLEKYAHLARINFYAIVYKSDALLVNGIVAAPKKKGNFPVIIFNRGGNKEVGVMSKAKILFSLIGISELVNQDYIVMGSCYREEDEFGGEDINDVLHLMEASKGITNADPKRIGMLGWSRGGMMTYLALQKSDAIKTAVIGNGPSDLVSLIKERPEMESKVFIPLIPNYLNNKEKELEKRSAINWVNELNKNSSLLLLCGTKDERVNPNQVKNIAKKLSAINYNFEYKELETDHHFTGKANELNKILMDWFKEKL from the coding sequence ATGAAAACCATTCAACGACTTTCTATTTTTATAGGTACAATACTATTAATTATCTGCCTTTTCTTTGGTTTTAAAATAGGTAAAGTATACTACAAAGCTTTTAGTATTCAATTCGATTTAATGAATACCTCTCTTGATAATGAAATCACATCAATTGATTATCAAAAAGGGAAAAAACTAAAAAACGGAGAAATACTTTCTAAGGTAAAGTTAGATATTACTACACTACCTCCAATTTGGAATAAAGTATCAGAGAACAATGTATTATTAGAGAAGTATGCTCATTTAGCTCGGATAAATTTTTATGCAATTGTATATAAAAGTGATGCTTTATTAGTAAATGGGATTGTAGCAGCCCCTAAGAAGAAAGGTAATTTTCCTGTTATAATTTTTAATAGAGGTGGTAATAAAGAGGTTGGAGTAATGTCAAAAGCGAAGATACTTTTTTCTTTAATCGGAATTTCAGAATTGGTTAATCAAGACTATATAGTAATGGGAAGCTGTTATAGGGAAGAAGATGAATTTGGAGGGGAAGATATCAATGATGTATTGCACCTTATGGAAGCCTCAAAAGGAATTACTAATGCAGATCCAAAACGTATTGGTATGTTAGGGTGGTCTAGAGGTGGAATGATGACATATCTTGCTTTACAAAAATCTGATGCAATTAAAACAGCAGTTATAGGTAATGGACCGTCTGATCTAGTTTCGTTGATTAAGGAAAGGCCAGAGATGGAATCAAAAGTTTTTATACCATTAATACCAAATTATTTAAATAATAAGGAAAAAGAATTAGAGAAAAGATCTGCAATTAATTGGGTAAATGAACTAAATAAAAATAGCAGTCTATTATTACTTTGCGGTACTAAAGACGAGAGAGTAAACCCAAACCAAGTTAAAAATATTGCAAAAAAGCTTTCTGCAATTAATTATAATTTTGAATATAAGGAATTGGAAACTGATCATCATTTTACAGGAAAGGCAAACGAATTAAATAAAATTTTAATGGATTGGTTTAAAGAAAAACTGTAA
- a CDS encoding DUF1656 domain-containing protein codes for MIPHEVNIGELYIPRMLISVIVGLLLTQFTTKLLNYCKLSKYFSYTPIVYIALLLIYSIGVDSLFGMR; via the coding sequence ATGATACCACATGAAGTTAATATTGGAGAACTCTATATTCCACGGATGCTCATTTCTGTAATAGTAGGGTTGTTGCTTACACAATTTACTACCAAGTTGTTGAATTACTGTAAGTTATCTAAGTACTTTTCATACACACCAATTGTATACATTGCTTTACTTTTAATCTACTCTATTGGGGTTGATTCTTTATTTGGTATGCGTTAG
- a CDS encoding HlyD family secretion protein has translation MKPIKKYTLTLIVVLIALFSFVLKYKSYVMNPWTRNGQVQAKIIQITPRVSGPIVALYVKDNQFVRAGELLYKIDPRTYLTALAEAEAKLHSTRDNVKALEIQINIAKSDLEVAKTNVALAESQMKEISIQIPSLEAEFIRQQKGITNGSSSQKDFDTANSNYKVILEEQLAAQSSLDQATANVQKAYAELEEAKANLGLKGNKNAEIQSAMANLEQAKLNVEFTEVRASVDGFITNFNLQVGSHMVQNQPSLALVDSNSYWVYGFFKETSIKDIKINNKATVTLMAYGNTPLNGYVESIGWGISQTDGSTGNDLLPSINPTFDWIRLAQRIPVRIHLSQLPANVSLRVGATASVMVETNQFYQTDAKGEIIASPLLLR, from the coding sequence ATGAAACCTATCAAAAAATATACTTTAACCCTTATTGTAGTCTTAATTGCACTATTTTCTTTTGTTCTAAAGTATAAAAGTTATGTGATGAATCCATGGACAAGAAACGGACAAGTACAAGCAAAAATTATTCAAATAACACCAAGAGTGTCTGGTCCAATAGTAGCATTATATGTAAAAGATAATCAGTTTGTAAGAGCAGGAGAATTGTTGTATAAAATTGATCCGAGAACTTATCTAACAGCCTTAGCAGAAGCCGAAGCGAAATTACATAGTACAAGAGATAACGTAAAAGCTCTGGAGATACAAATTAATATTGCAAAGTCGGATTTGGAAGTTGCAAAAACTAATGTCGCCTTAGCAGAAAGTCAGATGAAAGAAATTAGTATTCAAATACCTAGCTTAGAAGCAGAATTTATACGTCAGCAAAAAGGAATAACAAATGGTTCATCTTCACAAAAAGATTTTGATACTGCGAACAGTAACTATAAAGTTATTTTAGAAGAACAACTTGCTGCTCAATCATCTCTTGATCAAGCTACAGCTAATGTACAAAAAGCTTATGCAGAATTAGAAGAAGCTAAGGCAAACTTGGGACTTAAAGGAAATAAAAATGCCGAAATACAATCAGCAATGGCCAATTTAGAACAGGCCAAATTAAATGTGGAATTTACTGAAGTAAGAGCTTCTGTAGATGGATTCATTACTAATTTCAATTTACAAGTTGGGAGTCATATGGTTCAGAATCAGCCTTCGTTAGCATTAGTAGATAGTAATAGTTATTGGGTTTATGGTTTTTTTAAAGAAACTAGCATTAAAGATATTAAAATAAATAACAAGGCAACGGTTACTTTAATGGCCTATGGAAATACACCTTTAAATGGGTATGTAGAAAGTATTGGATGGGGTATTTCTCAAACAGATGGAAGCACTGGTAACGATTTATTACCTAGTATTAACCCAACATTCGATTGGATAAGGCTAGCACAAAGAATTCCTGTACGCATTCATTTATCTCAACTTCCTGCAAATGTAAGCCTAAGAGTAGGTGCAACAGCTTCTGTAATGGTAGAAACAAATCAATTCTATCAAACAGACGCAAAAGGTGAAATTATTGCTTCTCCACTTCTTCTTAGATAA
- a CDS encoding TolC family protein has product MKKYIYFFLVILMPLYGYSQKAHSLDSIPKGWNRMGDDLSLAVVENVANWWKIFQDPILNELVLQAAKNNLDIKVAVQRIEQGRLLYKQSKSGYYPSFTFNASADYRNIDLPTDDKDYTMIYNTGVSMNWEIDVFGRIRKGVKSANYSYEQLQADMQSVMVSVLGEVSTAYIRLRMYQNQIIVAKSNIEAQKKALELARDRYQTGMTSKLDVLQSEAMYTSTMSSIYTLKAHVVSEVNLIQVYIGAYPQNLKIALLEPKALPEIPEHLQTLLPADVVRLRPDIQSAEKGLMTMVAEKEVANAEMLPTLAIQGNIGFVSTNASNWIDSNALSYFVGPTLSWDLFNGFYERKNKQIAKVEIQQAQLNYQNTVLTAMKEVENSLINIKELKGAIVWLNQSVSASSASVALSIDQYKQGMIDYQPVLNSQHNLLSAQNEQVQTKGNLLGQIIALYQSLGGNWVENEH; this is encoded by the coding sequence ATGAAAAAATACATATACTTTTTCTTGGTAATACTGATGCCTTTATATGGGTACTCTCAAAAAGCACATTCATTAGATAGTATTCCCAAAGGGTGGAATAGAATGGGTGATGATTTATCGTTAGCTGTAGTTGAAAATGTAGCAAATTGGTGGAAGATCTTTCAAGATCCTATTTTAAATGAATTAGTTCTTCAAGCAGCAAAAAATAATTTAGATATAAAAGTAGCAGTACAAAGAATAGAACAAGGCAGGCTTTTATACAAGCAAAGCAAGTCTGGATATTATCCTTCTTTTACATTTAATGCATCTGCAGATTATAGAAATATAGATTTACCAACTGACGATAAAGATTACACAATGATTTACAATACTGGGGTGTCAATGAATTGGGAAATTGATGTATTTGGTAGAATTAGAAAAGGAGTAAAATCAGCAAACTACTCATACGAACAACTACAAGCTGATATGCAATCAGTAATGGTTAGTGTTTTAGGAGAGGTATCTACTGCTTATATACGATTGCGTATGTATCAAAATCAAATTATTGTTGCAAAGTCTAATATAGAAGCACAAAAAAAAGCATTAGAATTGGCAAGAGATAGATATCAAACAGGTATGACTTCTAAATTAGATGTATTACAGTCAGAAGCAATGTATACAAGTACAATGTCTTCAATATATACTTTAAAAGCCCATGTTGTATCTGAAGTGAACCTAATACAAGTATACATTGGAGCGTATCCTCAAAATTTAAAAATAGCCCTATTAGAACCCAAAGCATTACCAGAAATTCCTGAACATTTACAAACGCTACTTCCTGCAGATGTAGTTCGTTTAAGACCTGATATTCAATCTGCCGAAAAGGGTTTAATGACTATGGTAGCTGAAAAAGAAGTAGCGAATGCAGAAATGCTACCAACTTTAGCAATACAGGGTAATATTGGTTTTGTATCTACAAATGCAAGTAATTGGATAGATAGTAATGCGCTTTCTTATTTTGTAGGCCCTACTTTAAGTTGGGATTTATTTAATGGGTTTTACGAACGAAAAAATAAACAAATTGCTAAGGTAGAAATTCAGCAGGCACAATTGAATTATCAAAATACGGTACTTACTGCAATGAAAGAGGTTGAAAACAGTCTTATTAATATAAAAGAATTAAAAGGAGCAATTGTTTGGTTAAATCAATCAGTTAGTGCTTCGTCTGCTTCTGTAGCACTCTCAATAGATCAATATAAACAGGGAATGATTGATTACCAGCCTGTATTAAATTCACAACACAATTTATTGAGTGCTCAAAATGAACAAGTACAAACAAAAGGTAACTTATTGGGGCAAATAATAGCATTATACCAGTCTCTTGGTGGTAATTGGGTAGAAAATGAACACTAA